GTGAAGGAACCCAGGTCGCGGCCCTGACGGGCCAGCCAGGCGTTGATGACGGCATGACCGAATTTGTCGGGCAGACAATCGGCCAAAAGTCCGGGTAATCCTTTGTAGGTGTCGAGATCACCGTTGGCCATACGGCCGCGGGGAAAGGCATAGACCTGAGTGTCGCGTAGCGGCATAGTCAGGGGAGCGATTTCGAGCCCCTGACGGACAAATTTGGGATCGTATTCAAAGGAGGCGGAACCGGTCGTCGCTGAGCCTTCCCAGGCAATAGCCGCTACGTCCGTGCCCCACAGCGTGATTCTGGCGGTGTCTACCATTCACTTTCCTCCGGCTGAGATTTATCTTTGGAGGATGTCGCGCGCTGGCGACGCTCGCCCTGCATTTTCAACAGTTGTTGCGGGCTCAGACGCGGCTCGGGAAGCAGCTGCTCCAGGCCGGGCATGGCGTCGAGTTCACGCAGCACTGCCACCAGGGTGGTCAGTTTACCCTGCCCCCGCTCCAGAGATTTAATGGTGCCGACGGAGAGCAGGACCCGGTCGGCTAAATCCTCCTGGGTGATGTTTCGGTTGAGCCGCAGCTGACGAATGCGACTGCCGAGCTCTCGCAGAACAGCTTTGTCACTCATGACGGAAAAGTCCATGACGAGCCTCCAAAACATAAAAGATAAAAAAAAGACTATTAATCAAGAAAACAGTACTCTATAGATATTTTTTTATCTACTATTTTAATCTCTTTCATCCTCGCGAGCAATTTATCTACTTGGAGAAAATTATAAAATATGCTGTGGGCAGACAGGTTTCGACGCCCCTGAAACGACAGAAGAGGTTAAGCCTCAGCTTAACCTCTTCGTATCAATGTTTGTTTTGTACTGTTCAAACAACAGCCTTCACTTCGATGGGGCAGACGATAAGGACTATTCGCCCCAGCCGATCTCCAAGGGCGGCTCATCTGAGGGTGCACGATTGATCCCTGCGGAAGAAGAGTCCAGGGTAAAACGACTCAGCATGGTACGCAGTTGTTCGGCTTGACTGTTGAGCTGTTCGGCCGCGGCAGCACTTTCTTCGGCACTGGCGGTATTTTGCTGGGTAACGGTGTCGATCTGGCCAACGCCGATGTTGATCTGGGAAATGCCCTGCGCCTGCTCCTGGCTGGCAGTGGCGATCTCACCGATGAGATCGGACACTTTTGTGATCTCTTCAACCATTTCCTGCAGCGCCTCGGCGGTTTGGGATGCGATCTGGGTGCCGTTAACGGTTTTTTCAACGGAACCTTCGATCAGCTCTGCCGTCTCGTGAGCGGCTTTGGCACTGCGTGCGGCGAGGTTTCGGACCTCTTCGGCGACGACGGCAAAACCTTTGCCATGTTGCCCGGCACGAGCCGCTTCTACAGCAGCATTGAGGGCCAGCAGGTTGGTTTGAAAGGCGATCTCATCAATGGTTTTAATGATCTTGCCAATCTGCTCTCCGGAAGCGTTGATGTCATTCATGGCCGCGACCATCTGCCCCATATGTTGGCTGCCGGCTTCACCGGCTTTTTTCGCTGAGGTGGTCAACTGGTTGGCGACAGAGGCATTTTCGGCATTGGCAGAGGTCTGTGCCGAACTTTCATTGAGCGAAGCGGCAATCTCTTCGAGGCTGCTGGCCTGTTCCGTGGCCCCCTGTGACAGGGCCTGGCTGGTATCGGAAATCTGATTACTGCCGGAGGCAATCTGTTCACCAAAGGCGCGAATTTGCGCCATGGTCTCATTCATGGCGGCATTGGCGTGGGCAAGGGGAACGGCTATCACGCCATTGGCTTTAAAAGTGAAATCGCCACTGGCCAGCTTCTCAAACGCGGTAACCACTTCCTGCTGCAGATTATCGGCAAATCGGTCAACGACCTCAGCCATCTCTCCGATTTCATCTTTGCGGTTGAGATTGAGCCGTTTATCCAGATGGCCATTTTGCAGATCGGTCATCATGTTGGATGTCAAAACCAAAGGACGGCTGACGCTGTTGGCCAACAGGTAGCTGCCGATAACCGACAGAACCAGCATTAATGCGGCGATCGAAACAATCCACATCAGTTGCGTCGTCACAGCATCGTGGACCAGATTGTGCGATGCAGCAAAATCATCGGTGTAATAGCCGGCGACAATAACCCAATCCCACGGGGCAAAATAAGTGATGGCCGCTACCTTGCTGCGCGCTTCACTATTACCCTGATCTTTCCAGTTGTAGTGCTCAAAAGCGATCGGGATCTCTCCGCGACTGTACGATGGCAGTGCCAGCGCCTTATCAACGATTGTGCGAATAATCGATGAGCCATCGGCATCTTTTACATCGAGAATGTTTTCTTTATCCCGCTTGCCGCCTTGAGAAATGATATAGCTGCCCTGCAAATCGCCTTTCCCGCCGAGCACATAAACATAGCCGCTTTTTCCGACTTTGATATCGAGGATACCGTGACGCAGGCTTTTAATATTCTCCTGTTTCACACCGACATAGAGAATCCCGATCACGGTCGTATGCTGTTTGTCCCAAATCGGCTCATAGGCCGTAATATACCAGTCATCGACAACAAATGCCCGACCACGATAGGTCTCTCCGGAGAGGACTTTAGCTATAACCGGATTTGTTCTGCCGTCCGGATTGGTGTAGGGGATGTAGGTTCCCACAGCTCTCTGGCCATTTTTTTTCACCACATTCGTGGCAACACGTAACATATCCCCCTGATCATTCATCCGTTGGAAGATAGTGACCGTCCCGCCGACCAATGTCTGCACCTTGTCAACAACCGGCGTGGCAACATCGACCGAGGTGTTCTGTCCCAGCCAGGTCTCTCCCACCATCATACGCGCAAGCGAGACCTGTTGCGGTTGTTTGGTGTACTGGTTGACCGCCTGCCATTGAACAGAGTCGGCGTCAAAAGTAATCTCGCCGAGAGACGTCAGTGTTTCGCGGGCCACATTGAGGCCCGCATCGACCATGAGTTGGACAGACTCTTGCGCCGAACGACACATGAGAAAAACATCCTGAGAAATACATGCCGCTTCTCGGCGGGCCAGACTATCAATTTCGCCGCTGACGCGCTGGCTGAGAATCGTGTTTTGATAAATGGCGACTCCCAGAACGGAAACAACCGTGACCAGCACCAGAGACAATGACGTTAAAATGATTTTTGTTCTGATTTTCATATGACATCCTCTAATCTAGAAAAAAAACGACCTCTTTATATTCATTAGCAACAAATCAGAAATCTCACTTTCTAATGTATATCTAACATTATTCACTAAACAAGCTCTTTTGAGTTAAATAAATACCATTTTAAAGAAGGACCGTTCTCAATTAACTTTTATCGCACTTTTTTTCGACCGTTTCCGCGTCAGCGAAACACTCCGAATGGGGGCCATCAGCAGTCGCGTGCAAAGAGGAAAAGATTCGTAAAAAGGAAGAATCCATAAAAAAAATTTGCATGAGCCTTACTGTTGCCTATTATTGACAGGATATATAACACATGCATCCCCCTCCGGCGGCTCTTACAAAAAGTCCGTCAAAAAAAACCGTTGTGCTTCAAAATATCATGACACTCAAAAACGTCGCTGAAGCAAGATTTACTCACCAACATTCCAGGAGGAAACAATGCCAACAACCAACGAACATCTCAAAGAAGCCTTTTCAGGAGAAAGTCAGGCAAACCAGAAATATCGCGCTTTTGCCAAACAGGCCGAAAAAGAAGGGTTTAGCAACATTGCTAAATTGTTTCGCACCACGGCCGAGGCGGAGCGCATTCACGCCGAAGGCCACCTCAAGGCTCTGGATATGATCGCCAACACCGCCGACAATCTTCAGGCGGCCATTGACGGCGAGACCTATGAGTTCACCGAAATGTATCCGCCCATGCTGGAGCAAGCGGTGTCTGATGGTCACAAGGCGAAAACCATGTTCAAGTTTGCCGTTGATGCTGAAGAGGTGCATGCACAGATCTACGCCAAAGCTCTTGAGGCTGTAAAGGCGGGTAAAGATATGGATGTTGCAGAATTTTACCTCTGTCCGATCTGCGGTTATATCGAGCTGGGATCCGCTCCGGAAAAATGTCCGGTCTGCGGAGCGAAAAGCTCGGTATTCTGCCAGATCGACTAAGCTTTGTTAAAAGGGACTTCCGTTGCCCCGAAGAGAGCGACGAAGCTCCCTTTCCGGCTTCTGAATCAACGTAAACACCAAAAGGACTTACCGCATATGCGGTAAGTCCTTTTGGTGTTTGAGACAGTAGAAACCTCAATATTTTTTTCGATTCTATGACACTGCCAGAAGAAAACCCACCACATGGTCTTCAATTGTTCCCTTAAAAAAAACGACAATCAAATGCATAGATTATTCAAATAGAATATAATAACGTCACCTTTTGTAGCCGTTCCATGATTTCACGGAATAATATCTTTATTTGAGGCTTAAAAAAAACCTCACACGATAGGAGCTTTCATGTCTGATTCATCTGCAAACTGGCATCCATCGAGTTGGTGTAAATTCCCTGCGGCGCAGACACCACCGTGGCCCGACCCGGAGGAATACCAGCAGACGATCGAAACAATTTCCGAGTTTCCCCCTCTGGTTTTCGCGGGTGAAATCCGTGCTCTGAAAGATGTTCTGGCAAAAGCGGCTGAAGGCGAGGCGTTTCTTCTTCAGGGTGGGGATTGTGCTGAAAACTTCTCCCAGTGTACGGCGCCGTATATTCGTGAAACGCTTAAAGTTCTCCTGCAAATGGCGATTATCCTAACCTATGCCGGCGGTAAACCTGTCGCCAAAGTGGGACGCATTGCCGGCCAGTTCGCCAAACCACGTTCATCAAACATGGAAAAGATCGGCGACCTGGAATTACCCAGTTATCGGGGAGACATGGTGAACAGCCCGGAATTTACCGCGGAGGCACGCCGTCCGGACCCTCAGCGATTGATTAAAGGCTACTATGTCGCCTGTGCGACGATGAACCTGCTGCGCGCCTTTACCAAAGGGGGCTATGCCGCCCTTCATCGGGTCCATGCCTGGAATCAGGATTTCGTCAAGAATTCTCCGGTAGGACAGAATTATGAAGTTCTGGCTGAGCAGATTTCCCAAGCGTTGAATTTCTTTGAAACCATCGGCCTCGACGTTGACAGCCCCCGTTTCAACCAGGCCAATGTCTACACATCCCATGAAGCGCTGTTGCTCGGTTACGAAGAAGCATTGACACGCCGCGACTCGACCACGGGCCAATGGTATGACTGCAGCGCTCATATGATCTGGATTGGTGATCGAACCCGTCAATTGGATGGCGCACACATCGAGTTTTTCCGTGGCGTTCTCAACCCAATCGGCGTCAAAATCGGTCCCAGCTATAACCTGGATGAGACGCTACGCCTGATCGAAATACTCAACCCTGAAAACGAACCGGGAAGACTGACCCTGATCACCCGTTTTGGTGCCGGTAAAGTTGGCGACTATCTGCCGCCGTTGGCACGGGCGGTCAAAAAAGCCGGCCACAAAGTGGTCTGGTGTTGCGATCCGATGCATGGCAATACGTATGTTGCCGAAAGTGGCCATAAAACCAGAAACTTTGACGATATTATGGGTGAAGTGGGCAGTTTCTTTGACATTCATCGCTCTGAAGGGACCAATCCGGGCGGGGTTCATCTGGAGATGACCGGTGAGAACGTTACGGAGTGTATCGGTGGCGGGCGAAAAATTGAGAATGATCATCTCAAGCTGAATTATGCCACCCAGTGCGATCCTCGCCTGAACGCAGAACAGAGTCTTGATCTTGCATTTCATCTGGCACAGCTGGTTCATGGTTAACGCTTAGAGACGCATACGCGGGCAACGGCATGGGCCGCAACATCTGTCAACGATCTGCAGGACTGAAACAAATCGTTTTTATTTTTGCCAATGGAGGATTCAATGCAAAAGTATCGTTGTTCGATCTGTAAATACATCTACGACCCTGAAGTCGGCGATGAAACCAACGGCACGCCTCCACAAACCGACTTTGAGGATCTCCCCGAAGACTGGACGTGTCCGAATTGCGGCGTTGAAAAGTCGCTTTTCGAACCGGCTTAACAGAGCCCTTAACAGTCTGACTTGATTGATATTGAAAAAATCGGGTAGGAGGCGGGGTTACCCCCGCCGTCCTCCCACACCACCGTGCGTACGGTTCCGTACACGGCGGTTCCTGATTTGCTTCTGCATTAATCAACTAACAATGCCCGTCGCCCTATAAGCGCCCAGCTTTACCTCACGACTTCCGGTCGCCACTTCCAGCTTTAGGCCCTCTTTCGAGGCATCTGCTCAAGACGTTCAGAAAAGTAGTTTAACTCCGCATATCAGGTTCGGCCCTTCGCTGTGGTGGTTAGCCCAGCTACTATGGCCTCTGCTGACTTCTGTCAGCCCATCCCGACATCTTACGATGCCAGTAGCACATGGCAGGCCGACAGACCTCCCAGGGTAAGACACACGACCTTCCTCCCATATACCCGCCACATTTACAGCCTCACCCTCCCGGATGACTATCGGGCTTTGAAGATCTTGGCCTTCTCGCCCGGATGAAACTGCCTCGTATGTGATTCCTGTTCGTCGGGCCGGGATTTTGCCTGCGGCTTCCTTCAGATTCCGGGTCACCCCGGACACCCTTGCCGTTCGGCTAGCGGTTCCCGTCATCAGGGTCCGCAGAGGACTTTCACCTCCAAGTCACTGCTTAACCACCACAGTTAAACAGACGGTGCTTTCGCACCACGTGCCATGCCTGGCACACCAAAAAAAGGGTTCGCTGAACAATCAGCGAACCCTTTGATTTTTTATGGTGGAGCTAAGCGGGATCGAACCGCTGACCTCTTGAATGCCATTCAAGCGCTCTCCCAGCTGAGCTATAGCCCCATAAGACGAAGGCGTTTATATCAAAGGCGGCGACTGCCTGTCAACGCATTTCTTCTTCAAACTCATAAAGTTTTCAATTTTTTCTGACATACGCATGACACCGCTGACAACAGGCTAAAAAAACAGCAAGATCAGCCCACCATTAAACTCACCGCCGACAGCAGCGCAATAATGATCAGCGTCGGGCTGCACTGGCGAATCTGACCGAGAATCAGCTGAATCAGCACGTAGCTGATAAAGCCGAACGCCAGTCCGGTAGAGATGCTATAGCCGAGCGGAATCATGACGATGGTGAGAAACGCCGGAGCCCCCTGCTGGATGTCGTTGAATGGGATCTGAGCCACATGGCGCATCATCAGCAAGCCGACGACGATCAGCGCCGGGGCGGTGGCGTAAGGTGGCACAATGGCGATGAGCGGGGTGAAGAACAATGCCAGTAGAAACATACCGGCCGTGGCCACGGCGGTGAGACCGGTGCGGCCTCCGGCACTGACCCCGCTGCCCGATTCGATGAAGGTGGTTGTGGTGCTGGTGCCGAGCAGTGCGCCACCGATGGTGGCCAGGGCATCGGCATTGAGCAGCCGCGAAATCAGCGGCACAGTACCCTGCCGTTCCAACAGACGCGCATCACGGCAAACGGAGACCAGAGTGCCGAGGCTGTCGAACAGGTCGACGAACATGAAGGAAAAGACGCTCGACCACAGTGAGATGGACAGGGCCGAAACAAGGTCCAGCTGAAAGGCCAGGGGAGCCGGTGACGGTGGCAAGGACACCAGCCGTTCAGGCAGCGGCACCTGGCCGATCAGCATACCGATCAGCGTGGTGACGGTAATGCCGATGAGCATGGCACCGCGCACCTGACGGATCTCGAGAATGACGATCAGCAACAGGCCGAACAGGCCGATAAACGCCCCTGTGGAAAAGGAGCCGAGCTGAACCATGGTGGCCGAGTTTTTGACCACCAGCCCGAGGTTCTGCAAACCGATAAACGCGATGAACAGCCCAATGCCGACTCCGGCGGCAATCTGTAATGGAAGGGGAATGGCTTTGACGATGTGTTGCCTGACTCCGAGCAGACTGAGCAACAGAAACACCACCCCGGACAGAAATACCACCCCGAGAGCGGTTTGCCAGCTCACCCCCTGCCCCATGACCATGCCGTAGGTAAAAAAGGCGTTCAGCCCCATACCCGGCGCCATCATCAGCGGTGCATTACCCATCACGGCCACAAGCAAAGTGGCCAGAGCGGCGACCAGACAAGTAACGGTAGTCAGCGCCCCGCGATCCATGCCGGTCTCGGCGAGCATGGCCGGATGGACAAAAATAATGTAGGAGGCGGTAAGAAAGGTGGTGATGCCGGAGATCAGCTCAGTGCGCACATCACTGCCGCGTTCACTGAGTTGAAACAGGCGATCCAGTCGTTCAATCATGTCATTCTCCATGAAAGAAAGAGATCCGAGTCAAAATAAAACAAGGGTGCCGAGGCACCCTTGTCTGGTTCGTTTATGACATCGCGCAATCAGGAGCAGCCGCAACCGCCGCCACAACACCCGGACGGTGCCGTGTTCAGCGTCGTCGGCTGGGCCAGACGGGTCAGGGCTTCCATGTATTTTTGGCCGGTCTTCTCGACGATCTCTTTGGGCAGATCAGGGGCCGGAGCGGATTTTCCCCAGTCGAGGGTTTCGAGGTAATCACGCAGGAACTGCTTGTCGAAGCTGGGCTGAGGACCACCCGGCTGGTACTGATCTTTGGGCCAGAAGCGGGAAGAATCGGGAGTCAGAGCTTCGTCGATCCAGATCAGCTCGCCGTCAAGCATGCCGAACTCAAATTTGGTATCGGCGATGATAATGCCTTTTTCGTCGGCAATGTCACGGGCCCGCTCGTAGATGGCGATGGTGGTATCGCGCACCTTAGCGGCCAGCTCCTTGCCGCACAGCTCCTCAACTTTGGAGAACGGAATGTTCTCGTCGTGCTCGCCAAGCTCCGCCTTGGTCGACGGGGTGAAGATGACTTCGGGCAGCTTGTCGCTTTCTTTAAGACCTTCGGGCAACGGAATACCGCAAATGGCACCGGTCTTCTGGTAGTCTTTCCAGCCGGAACCGGAGATGTAACCGCGCACGATGCACTCAACGGGCAGCGGCTCGGCCTTTTTAACCAGCATGCTGCGCCCTTCAAGCTGCTCGCGGTACTGGTGCGTCTCGGGCGGAAACTCATCGACGTTGGTGCTGACGATGTGGTTGGGAATGATGTCGGTCATCTTCTCAAACCAGAATTTGGAGATTTCAGTCAACACGTAACCTTTTTGCGGAATGCCTTCATTCATGATGACATCAAAGGCGGAAATCCGGTCACTGGTGACGATCAACAGATACTCGCCGACATCATAAATGTCGCGGACTTTTCCCTGATTGACCAGTTTGAGATCGGGGCAGCTACTCTGCATTACGATCGGAGTCATGATTCATTCCCTTCTTCCATTGAGCGCAGGATTGCCGGAGCAATGATCACCTCGGCAGTTTGTTTGAGTTGTTCCAGTTTGCCGCGCAGCAATTCGTCCTGCTTACGAGCCAGAACGGTTTGTTGCAAACGTTGTGATTCTTCTTCGGTCAGGCCGTTGGGATCCGCCGGCTGCAGTTGCTTGAGACGAACAACATAAAATGTTTCCCCCGCACTGTACAGCTGAGAAGCCACCGGCTCTTTGATACTGAGGTTGAACGCGGCCTCGGCCAGTCCCGGAACATTGCCGAGGGTCGGCACAAACTCACCCAAGGCTCGACTGAACAAACCGGTCTCTTCAACCGGGCGGCCTTTGTCGGCAATTGATGTGAGCTTAGCACCTTGTTGGATTTTATCCAGGGCCTGCTGGGCGGCCTCTTCAGCCAGAACAACCGCCTGCTGACGCTTGTAGGCTTCAGTCACCTCGGCTTTAACGGCGCTCAGCTCAGGAATATGGCTGGCCACATTTTCAGTCACCGTGGCCAGAACCACGCCACGGGTCGTATTAACCGGCGCCAGCAGCTCTCCGGCGTTGGCGGCAAAGGCTTTCTCGGTCAACTCGGCGCTGATACCCACTGCAGGAATGGCTTGTGCCTGAGAGAACAGGCCGGTCTCAACCGGTGTCGCACCAAGAGTTTCAGCGGCGGCACTGAAGTTATTCTCTTTGCGGTTGAGATTGTAGGCGTCCATAGCTTTCTCGTAGGCCAGCTTACGGGCCTCATCGAGACGCAGGGCCTTTTCAACCTCATCGCGCACCTCGGCCAACGGCGTAAAGCCGGCCTCGATGTGCTCGCCCCCTTTGATGATGTGATAACCGAAACGCGTTTCCACAACAGGGCTCAGCGTGTCTTTCGTCAGCGCAAAGGCGGCACTCTCAAAAGCGGGATCCATGACGCCACGCTGAAAGAGTCCCAGTTCGCCGCCCTTTTTGGCCGTAGCGGCATCAGCGGAATATTGCTTGGCCAGCTTGGCAAAATCGCCGGTTTGAGCTTTTTCCAGAACCTGCTCAGCCAGGGCACGCTGCTTTTCACGCTGCGCGTCGTCGGCATCGGCCGCGACGGGAATGAGAATATGCGCTGCCGACACCTGTTCAGGAATGGCGTAATTGGCCAGATGGCGGTCATAGTAGCGCTGGATATCCCCTTCTTCGAGGGTCACTTGCTCCAGATAATCGGCAGGGCTCAAAGTGACCAAGCTCAGTGCAACCTGTTGCGCAACACGAAAGGACTCCTGGTTGGCCGCGTAATAGCTGCTAAGCCCTTCGTCGGTCACCTTGACCGCATCGGTAAAATCTCCCGTCTTGAACGCCACGTAACTCAGATTGACCTTTTCGTTGAGACGGCGATATTCATCAGCAACATCTTCATCGCTGACAACGGCTTCACTGCGAATCTGTGCCTGGGTCAAATTCACCAGCATCTGCTGTTTCTGCATCTGTTCAAACAGTTCCGGCGTCATGCGCTGGTAGCTGAGAACTGAAATATATTGTTCTTTGTTGAAAACGCCGTCTACCTGGAAAGCCGGAACCTCGGCAATGGTCTGAACCAGCTCGTCATCGCTGATCGACAAGTGCATGCGCTCGGCCTCTTCAAGCAGCAGGGCCTGGTCAATCAGCAAGTTGATGGACTGACGGGTCAGCTGCAGCTGTTTTTCAAGTTCCGGCGTGAAGTTCTGTCCGTAAAGGTTGTGGTACAGGTTATACATGTTGCTGTAGGTGGTGCGAAACTGTTCAAAACTGATATCGGTTCCGTTGACCTGTGCCGCTACGGTGATGTCTCGCTGTTGATCGCGGCCCTTACCCCAAACGAGGAAAATCGTGCCGATAAACGTTGCGATAATGACCCAGAAAACCACCTTCACGAGAGTGGTTTTCTGCTTTTTACGAATCAAATCCAGCATAGAAAGATTTCTCCTTGTCGAACGCGGAAAATTACGGTAAAAACAGCGTCGCATCTTACGTCAATACCCCAAGGGATTGCAACAGTTTTTCCCGTCGGCGGCCGGTTGAAAAAGCGGGTTACGGCAAGGGATTCGCCACCGTCGAATCCGGCAAAAAAATGCCGCCGATTATCCCGATTTACACGTTGACCCGATGGTGCAAGGTTTGCCGACGAACGTCAATTGAAGTTCGCGGTCACGTCTGTCCGGCAAAAGGCCTGTTAATCCTTGAGAAGAGACAGGGTTTCTGCTAGTTTGAACTCTTTCACATAGAAATGCCTGAATTCCCTGCATCCAACAAGAAGGAAAGTGCAGCTATGTTAAACCTGCTTAACGCCCTGTGGGGTATCTTTTCCAACGATCTCGCCATCGACCTGGGCACGGCCAATACCCTGGTCTACCTGAAAAGCAAAGGGATCGTTGTCAGTGAACCGTCCGTGGTTGCCGTCCAGAAAGATTCAACCGGGGCAAAAAAAGTTCTCGCGGTTGGTGTGGAAGCCAAAAAGATGCTCGGCCGGACTCCCGGCAGTATTGTGGCCATCCGCCCGATGAAGGATGGTGTGATCGCCGACTTCGACATCACCGAAGAAATGCTGCGCTATTTCATTCATAAAGTCCATAATCGCAAGGCGTTGGTTCGGCCGCGCATTGTCATCTGTGTTCCTTCAGGCATCACGCAGGTGGAAAAACGGGCGGTTAAGGAATCAGCGGAATCGGCCGGCGCCCGCGAAGTTTATCTGATCGAGGAGCCCATGGCAGCCGCCATTGGTGCCGGGCTGCCTATTACCGAGGCCAACGGCAACATGATCGTTGACATCGGCGGCGGCACCACCGAGGTGGCGATCATCTCCCTGGCGGGCATTGTCTACGCCAAAAGCGTTCGCGTCGGCGGCGACAAACTCGATGAGGCCGTCACCCAATACATCAAACGCAAATACAACATGCTTATCGGTGAGCGCACCGCAGAGCAGATCAAAATCGAAATCGGCAGTGCTCATGCCGGTGAGGAAGAAAGCACCATGGATGTCAAAGGCCGCGATCTGGTCACCGGCATCCCCCGCACGATCACCATCAATTCAGAAGAGATTCGCGAGGCCTTGGCCGAAACGGTAAATGCCATTGTTGAGGCAGTACGTGTTGCCCTGGAGCGCACCCCGCCTGAGCTGGCCGCCGACATCGTCGATCGCGGCATCATTCTCGCCGGCGGTGGAGCGCAGTTGCGTAATCTCGATGAGCTTCTGCGGCGTGAAACCGGCCTGCCGGTCATGATTGCCGACGATCCGTTGTCATGTGTTGTTCTCGGCTCCGGCATGGTTCTCGA
This region of uncultured Desulfuromonas sp. genomic DNA includes:
- a CDS encoding helix-turn-helix transcriptional regulator, which produces MDFSVMSDKAVLRELGSRIRQLRLNRNITQEDLADRVLLSVGTIKSLERGQGKLTTLVAVLRELDAMPGLEQLLPEPRLSPQQLLKMQGERRQRATSSKDKSQPEESEW
- a CDS encoding Cache 3/Cache 2 fusion domain-containing protein codes for the protein MKIRTKIILTSLSLVLVTVVSVLGVAIYQNTILSQRVSGEIDSLARREAACISQDVFLMCRSAQESVQLMVDAGLNVARETLTSLGEITFDADSVQWQAVNQYTKQPQQVSLARMMVGETWLGQNTSVDVATPVVDKVQTLVGGTVTIFQRMNDQGDMLRVATNVVKKNGQRAVGTYIPYTNPDGRTNPVIAKVLSGETYRGRAFVVDDWYITAYEPIWDKQHTTVIGILYVGVKQENIKSLRHGILDIKVGKSGYVYVLGGKGDLQGSYIISQGGKRDKENILDVKDADGSSIIRTIVDKALALPSYSRGEIPIAFEHYNWKDQGNSEARSKVAAITYFAPWDWVIVAGYYTDDFAASHNLVHDAVTTQLMWIVSIAALMLVLSVIGSYLLANSVSRPLVLTSNMMTDLQNGHLDKRLNLNRKDEIGEMAEVVDRFADNLQQEVVTAFEKLASGDFTFKANGVIAVPLAHANAAMNETMAQIRAFGEQIASGSNQISDTSQALSQGATEQASSLEEIAASLNESSAQTSANAENASVANQLTTSAKKAGEAGSQHMGQMVAAMNDINASGEQIGKIIKTIDEIAFQTNLLALNAAVEAARAGQHGKGFAVVAEEVRNLAARSAKAAHETAELIEGSVEKTVNGTQIASQTAEALQEMVEEITKVSDLIGEIATASQEQAQGISQINIGVGQIDTVTQQNTASAEESAAAAEQLNSQAEQLRTMLSRFTLDSSSAGINRAPSDEPPLEIGWGE
- a CDS encoding rubrerythrin family protein, which encodes MPTTNEHLKEAFSGESQANQKYRAFAKQAEKEGFSNIAKLFRTTAEAERIHAEGHLKALDMIANTADNLQAAIDGETYEFTEMYPPMLEQAVSDGHKAKTMFKFAVDAEEVHAQIYAKALEAVKAGKDMDVAEFYLCPICGYIELGSAPEKCPVCGAKSSVFCQID
- a CDS encoding 3-deoxy-7-phosphoheptulonate synthase class II — protein: MSDSSANWHPSSWCKFPAAQTPPWPDPEEYQQTIETISEFPPLVFAGEIRALKDVLAKAAEGEAFLLQGGDCAENFSQCTAPYIRETLKVLLQMAIILTYAGGKPVAKVGRIAGQFAKPRSSNMEKIGDLELPSYRGDMVNSPEFTAEARRPDPQRLIKGYYVACATMNLLRAFTKGGYAALHRVHAWNQDFVKNSPVGQNYEVLAEQISQALNFFETIGLDVDSPRFNQANVYTSHEALLLGYEEALTRRDSTTGQWYDCSAHMIWIGDRTRQLDGAHIEFFRGVLNPIGVKIGPSYNLDETLRLIEILNPENEPGRLTLITRFGAGKVGDYLPPLARAVKKAGHKVVWCCDPMHGNTYVAESGHKTRNFDDIMGEVGSFFDIHRSEGTNPGGVHLEMTGENVTECIGGGRKIENDHLKLNYATQCDPRLNAEQSLDLAFHLAQLVHG
- a CDS encoding rubredoxin, which codes for MQKYRCSICKYIYDPEVGDETNGTPPQTDFEDLPEDWTCPNCGVEKSLFEPA
- a CDS encoding NCS2 family permease, which produces MIERLDRLFQLSERGSDVRTELISGITTFLTASYIIFVHPAMLAETGMDRGALTTVTCLVAALATLLVAVMGNAPLMMAPGMGLNAFFTYGMVMGQGVSWQTALGVVFLSGVVFLLLSLLGVRQHIVKAIPLPLQIAAGVGIGLFIAFIGLQNLGLVVKNSATMVQLGSFSTGAFIGLFGLLLIVILEIRQVRGAMLIGITVTTLIGMLIGQVPLPERLVSLPPSPAPLAFQLDLVSALSISLWSSVFSFMFVDLFDSLGTLVSVCRDARLLERQGTVPLISRLLNADALATIGGALLGTSTTTTFIESGSGVSAGGRTGLTAVATAGMFLLALFFTPLIAIVPPYATAPALIVVGLLMMRHVAQIPFNDIQQGAPAFLTIVMIPLGYSISTGLAFGFISYVLIQLILGQIRQCSPTLIIIALLSAVSLMVG
- a CDS encoding phosphoribosylaminoimidazolesuccinocarboxamide synthase; amino-acid sequence: MTPIVMQSSCPDLKLVNQGKVRDIYDVGEYLLIVTSDRISAFDVIMNEGIPQKGYVLTEISKFWFEKMTDIIPNHIVSTNVDEFPPETHQYREQLEGRSMLVKKAEPLPVECIVRGYISGSGWKDYQKTGAICGIPLPEGLKESDKLPEVIFTPSTKAELGEHDENIPFSKVEELCGKELAAKVRDTTIAIYERARDIADEKGIIIADTKFEFGMLDGELIWIDEALTPDSSRFWPKDQYQPGGPQPSFDKQFLRDYLETLDWGKSAPAPDLPKEIVEKTGQKYMEALTRLAQPTTLNTAPSGCCGGGCGCS
- a CDS encoding SurA N-terminal domain-containing protein, translated to MLDLIRKKQKTTLVKVVFWVIIATFIGTIFLVWGKGRDQQRDITVAAQVNGTDISFEQFRTTYSNMYNLYHNLYGQNFTPELEKQLQLTRQSINLLIDQALLLEEAERMHLSISDDELVQTIAEVPAFQVDGVFNKEQYISVLSYQRMTPELFEQMQKQQMLVNLTQAQIRSEAVVSDEDVADEYRRLNEKVNLSYVAFKTGDFTDAVKVTDEGLSSYYAANQESFRVAQQVALSLVTLSPADYLEQVTLEEGDIQRYYDRHLANYAIPEQVSAAHILIPVAADADDAQREKQRALAEQVLEKAQTGDFAKLAKQYSADAATAKKGGELGLFQRGVMDPAFESAAFALTKDTLSPVVETRFGYHIIKGGEHIEAGFTPLAEVRDEVEKALRLDEARKLAYEKAMDAYNLNRKENNFSAAAETLGATPVETGLFSQAQAIPAVGISAELTEKAFAANAGELLAPVNTTRGVVLATVTENVASHIPELSAVKAEVTEAYKRQQAVVLAEEAAQQALDKIQQGAKLTSIADKGRPVEETGLFSRALGEFVPTLGNVPGLAEAAFNLSIKEPVASQLYSAGETFYVVRLKQLQPADPNGLTEEESQRLQQTVLARKQDELLRGKLEQLKQTAEVIIAPAILRSMEEGNES